A stretch of the Vigna radiata var. radiata cultivar VC1973A chromosome 9, Vradiata_ver6, whole genome shotgun sequence genome encodes the following:
- the LOC106773674 gene encoding pathogenesis-related protein 2-like yields the protein MAVFTFEDQTTSPVAPSILYKALVKDADNIVPKAVDSFKSVEIVEGNGGPGTIKKISFLEDGETKFVLHKIEGIDEANLGYSYSIVGGAALPNTAEKITIDTILSDGPNGGSVVKLSIKYHSKGEASPNEDELKAGKAKSDALFKVIEAYLLANP from the exons ATGGCTGTTTTCACATTCGAGGATCAAACCACTTCTCCCGTGGCTCCTTCTATCCTTTACAAGGCTCTTGTCAAAGACGCCGACAACATCGTCCCAAAGGCTGTTGATTCCTTCAAGAGTGTTGAAATCGTTGAGGGCAACGGTGGCCCTGGAACCATCAAGAAGATCTCTTTCCTTGAGG ATGGGGAGACAAAGTTTGTGTTGCACAAAATAGAAGGAATAGACGAGGCTAACTTGGGATACAGCTACAGCATAGTTGGAGGTGCTGCTTTGCCAAACACTGCAGAAAAGATTACCATCGACACCATACTGAGTGATGGCCCCAACGGAGGCTCAGTCGTAAAGCTGAGCATAAAATATCACAGCAAAGGAGAAGCTTCACCcaatgaagatgagctcaaagCTGGTAAAGCCAAGAGTGATGCTCTTTTCAAAGTCATTGAGGCTTACCTTTTGGCCAATCCTTAG